In Vitis vinifera cultivar Pinot Noir 40024 chromosome 11, ASM3070453v1, a genomic segment contains:
- the LOC100250764 gene encoding uncharacterized protein LOC100250764 isoform X1, which yields MPGTIQVSVLDFTGLPSSSPSSISIKVSMGKREYQTWDKGDFSFPLTTLRQNLTVTLQDAEGNEISHAEIDTMLVVQKGLLDDTFPLKGGGHVHMKLQFILSEEERNRIRIMRESALKKKHSGLSGTASLSSLSINKKVSDSQRGLLHTETESIREIASQAGLEQNPVNLNGEPQSGADKIEGTQLDDSSTILNDTDRSGESLLTAEVSQEAGAHHLTELKHTDLDEKFEAQSPFSDFPVKPIFSDGTSSMSGCLESVTTDSNSASPRLEENHADNTEKQSSLRKTPSNVRKMISAFENSLTQEMGHRVAPPVTKSQSTKSWREVLLRGPQKLKETETWNPKVTQSTSEEAKDFVLKGEFQQTAAYIRKRGEQIDSDRAMDKSKAPLYAGQSKELSAKHIQSKNETPSDKNRQVHKKEERKSFENLIKKFPIETATASGGIFNRQGRLQPSNLVTDERDSGGTSVIEKDGVGVQSRFSSEIISQGGTENTPKPVLYCKDENFSFESCGSCIFLDDTRRLCITTSDKQVMNVMGGSPTEVDIHQRKLKVHGSSDIEGKQAQKTSHRVKKRLESSADVEPSRGPVARAIKVAIMAGFGTFVFLTRQRSSR from the exons ATGCCAGGAACCATCCAAGTTTCAG ttCTGGATTTCACGGGCCTGCCTTCATCATCCCCTTCGTCAATTTCCATAAAGG TTTCCATGGGAAAAAGAGAGTACCAGACTTGGGATAAGGGAGATTTCTCTTT CCCTTTAACTACCCTTCGGCAGAACTTGACTGTGACTCTACAGGATGctgaaggaaatgaaatatcACATGCAG AAATTGATACCATGTTGGTGGTTCAAAAAGGTTTGTTGGATGACACTTTTCCCCTCAAAGGAGGTGGGCATGTGCACATGAAGTTGCAGTTCATCCTTAGTGAAGAAGAGCGCAATCGAATCCGTATAATG agaGAATCtgcattgaaaaagaaacaCAGTGGGCTTTCAGGAACTGCTAGTTTGTCATCTTTGTCAATCAACAAGAAAGTTTCAG ATTCACAAAGAGGCCTCCTTCACACTGAAACAGAAAGCATCAGAGAGATTGCTAGCCAAGCTGGTCTGGAACAAAATCCTGTGAATTTGAATGGGGAGCCACAATCTGGTGCTGATAAGATAGAAGGAACTCAGCTTGATGACAGTTCAACGATCCTA AATGATACAGATAGAAGTGGAGAGAGTTTGTTGACAGCAGAAGTTTCACAGGAGGCTGGAGCCCACCATCTAACTGAATTAAAACACACAGATTTAGATGAGAAATTTGAGGCTCAATCACCATTCTCAGATTTTCCTGTGAAGCCCATTTTTTCAGATGGAACTTCATCTATGTCAGGATGTTTGGAATCTGTTACCACAGATAGTAATTCAGCTTCTCCAAGGCTGGAGGAAAATCATGCTGACAACACTGAGAAACAGAGTTCATTGAGGAAAACTCCCAGTAATGTAAGGAAAATGATAAGTGCCTTTGAAAATAGTCTAACTCAG GAAATGGGGCATCGTGTTGCGCCACCAGTTACGAAATCTCAATCAACCAAGAGTTGGAGGGAAGTTCTTTTAAGGGGTCCACAAAAATTAAAGGAAACTGAGACATGGAACCCTAAAGTGACACAATCAACTTCAGAAGAGGCTAAAGACTTTGTGCTTAAGGGTGAGTTTCAACAAACTGCAGCATATATCAGAAAAAGAGGAGAGCAAATTGATTCTGATAGAGCTATGGATAAAAGTAAAGCACCCCTGTATGCTGGGCAGTCAAAGGAGCTAAGTGCAAAACACATCCAATCTAAAAATGAGACGCCCAGTGATAAAAATAGACAAGtacacaaaaaggaagagagaaaatcttttgaaaatttgattaaaaaattccCAATTGAAACAGCTACAGCTTCAGGAGGAATATTTAATCGTCAGGGTAGGCTTCAACCTTCTAATTTGGTCACTGATGAGAGAGATTCTGGTGGCACTTCAGTTATAGAGAAGGATGGAGTAGGAGTTCAATCAAGATTTTCAAGTGAGATCATTAGTCAGGGAGGTACAGAGAATACACCAAAACCAGTACTATATTGTAAAGATGAGAACTTCAGCTTTGAAAGCTGTGGCAGCTGTATATTCCTAGATGATACAAGACGCTTGTGTATAACAACCAGCGATAAACAAGTGATGAATGTAATGGGAGGTTCCCCCACTGAAGTGGATATCCATCAAAGAAAG CTTAAGGTGCATGGAAGCTCTGATATTGAAGGGAAGCAAGCCCAGAAAACTTCTCACAGAGTGAAAAAAAGGCTTGAGAGTTCTGCAGACGTCGAACCTTCTAGAGGCCCAGTTGCACGG GCGATAAAAGTTGCAATAATGGCAGGCTTTGGAACATTTGTTTTCCTTACCAGACAAAGAAGTAGCAG ATGA
- the LOC100250764 gene encoding uncharacterized protein LOC100250764 isoform X2 has translation MPGTIQVSVLDFTGLPSSSPSSISIKVSMGKREYQTWDKGDFSFPLTTLRQNLTVTLQDAEGNEISHAEIDTMLVVQKGLLDDTFPLKGGGHVHMKLQFILSEEERNRIRIMRESALKKKHSGLSGTASLSSLSINKKVSESIREIASQAGLEQNPVNLNGEPQSGADKIEGTQLDDSSTILNDTDRSGESLLTAEVSQEAGAHHLTELKHTDLDEKFEAQSPFSDFPVKPIFSDGTSSMSGCLESVTTDSNSASPRLEENHADNTEKQSSLRKTPSNVRKMISAFENSLTQEMGHRVAPPVTKSQSTKSWREVLLRGPQKLKETETWNPKVTQSTSEEAKDFVLKGEFQQTAAYIRKRGEQIDSDRAMDKSKAPLYAGQSKELSAKHIQSKNETPSDKNRQVHKKEERKSFENLIKKFPIETATASGGIFNRQGRLQPSNLVTDERDSGGTSVIEKDGVGVQSRFSSEIISQGGTENTPKPVLYCKDENFSFESCGSCIFLDDTRRLCITTSDKQVMNVMGGSPTEVDIHQRKLKVHGSSDIEGKQAQKTSHRVKKRLESSADVEPSRGPVARAIKVAIMAGFGTFVFLTRQRSSR, from the exons ATGCCAGGAACCATCCAAGTTTCAG ttCTGGATTTCACGGGCCTGCCTTCATCATCCCCTTCGTCAATTTCCATAAAGG TTTCCATGGGAAAAAGAGAGTACCAGACTTGGGATAAGGGAGATTTCTCTTT CCCTTTAACTACCCTTCGGCAGAACTTGACTGTGACTCTACAGGATGctgaaggaaatgaaatatcACATGCAG AAATTGATACCATGTTGGTGGTTCAAAAAGGTTTGTTGGATGACACTTTTCCCCTCAAAGGAGGTGGGCATGTGCACATGAAGTTGCAGTTCATCCTTAGTGAAGAAGAGCGCAATCGAATCCGTATAATG agaGAATCtgcattgaaaaagaaacaCAGTGGGCTTTCAGGAACTGCTAGTTTGTCATCTTTGTCAATCAACAAGAAAGTTTCAG AAAGCATCAGAGAGATTGCTAGCCAAGCTGGTCTGGAACAAAATCCTGTGAATTTGAATGGGGAGCCACAATCTGGTGCTGATAAGATAGAAGGAACTCAGCTTGATGACAGTTCAACGATCCTA AATGATACAGATAGAAGTGGAGAGAGTTTGTTGACAGCAGAAGTTTCACAGGAGGCTGGAGCCCACCATCTAACTGAATTAAAACACACAGATTTAGATGAGAAATTTGAGGCTCAATCACCATTCTCAGATTTTCCTGTGAAGCCCATTTTTTCAGATGGAACTTCATCTATGTCAGGATGTTTGGAATCTGTTACCACAGATAGTAATTCAGCTTCTCCAAGGCTGGAGGAAAATCATGCTGACAACACTGAGAAACAGAGTTCATTGAGGAAAACTCCCAGTAATGTAAGGAAAATGATAAGTGCCTTTGAAAATAGTCTAACTCAG GAAATGGGGCATCGTGTTGCGCCACCAGTTACGAAATCTCAATCAACCAAGAGTTGGAGGGAAGTTCTTTTAAGGGGTCCACAAAAATTAAAGGAAACTGAGACATGGAACCCTAAAGTGACACAATCAACTTCAGAAGAGGCTAAAGACTTTGTGCTTAAGGGTGAGTTTCAACAAACTGCAGCATATATCAGAAAAAGAGGAGAGCAAATTGATTCTGATAGAGCTATGGATAAAAGTAAAGCACCCCTGTATGCTGGGCAGTCAAAGGAGCTAAGTGCAAAACACATCCAATCTAAAAATGAGACGCCCAGTGATAAAAATAGACAAGtacacaaaaaggaagagagaaaatcttttgaaaatttgattaaaaaattccCAATTGAAACAGCTACAGCTTCAGGAGGAATATTTAATCGTCAGGGTAGGCTTCAACCTTCTAATTTGGTCACTGATGAGAGAGATTCTGGTGGCACTTCAGTTATAGAGAAGGATGGAGTAGGAGTTCAATCAAGATTTTCAAGTGAGATCATTAGTCAGGGAGGTACAGAGAATACACCAAAACCAGTACTATATTGTAAAGATGAGAACTTCAGCTTTGAAAGCTGTGGCAGCTGTATATTCCTAGATGATACAAGACGCTTGTGTATAACAACCAGCGATAAACAAGTGATGAATGTAATGGGAGGTTCCCCCACTGAAGTGGATATCCATCAAAGAAAG CTTAAGGTGCATGGAAGCTCTGATATTGAAGGGAAGCAAGCCCAGAAAACTTCTCACAGAGTGAAAAAAAGGCTTGAGAGTTCTGCAGACGTCGAACCTTCTAGAGGCCCAGTTGCACGG GCGATAAAAGTTGCAATAATGGCAGGCTTTGGAACATTTGTTTTCCTTACCAGACAAAGAAGTAGCAG ATGA
- the LOC100250764 gene encoding uncharacterized protein LOC100250764 isoform X3, whose protein sequence is MPGTIQVSVSMGKREYQTWDKGDFSFPLTTLRQNLTVTLQDAEGNEISHAEIDTMLVVQKGLLDDTFPLKGGGHVHMKLQFILSEEERNRIRIMRESALKKKHSGLSGTASLSSLSINKKVSDSQRGLLHTETESIREIASQAGLEQNPVNLNGEPQSGADKIEGTQLDDSSTILNDTDRSGESLLTAEVSQEAGAHHLTELKHTDLDEKFEAQSPFSDFPVKPIFSDGTSSMSGCLESVTTDSNSASPRLEENHADNTEKQSSLRKTPSNVRKMISAFENSLTQEMGHRVAPPVTKSQSTKSWREVLLRGPQKLKETETWNPKVTQSTSEEAKDFVLKGEFQQTAAYIRKRGEQIDSDRAMDKSKAPLYAGQSKELSAKHIQSKNETPSDKNRQVHKKEERKSFENLIKKFPIETATASGGIFNRQGRLQPSNLVTDERDSGGTSVIEKDGVGVQSRFSSEIISQGGTENTPKPVLYCKDENFSFESCGSCIFLDDTRRLCITTSDKQVMNVMGGSPTEVDIHQRKLKVHGSSDIEGKQAQKTSHRVKKRLESSADVEPSRGPVARAIKVAIMAGFGTFVFLTRQRSSR, encoded by the exons ATGCCAGGAACCATCCAAGTTTCAG TTTCCATGGGAAAAAGAGAGTACCAGACTTGGGATAAGGGAGATTTCTCTTT CCCTTTAACTACCCTTCGGCAGAACTTGACTGTGACTCTACAGGATGctgaaggaaatgaaatatcACATGCAG AAATTGATACCATGTTGGTGGTTCAAAAAGGTTTGTTGGATGACACTTTTCCCCTCAAAGGAGGTGGGCATGTGCACATGAAGTTGCAGTTCATCCTTAGTGAAGAAGAGCGCAATCGAATCCGTATAATG agaGAATCtgcattgaaaaagaaacaCAGTGGGCTTTCAGGAACTGCTAGTTTGTCATCTTTGTCAATCAACAAGAAAGTTTCAG ATTCACAAAGAGGCCTCCTTCACACTGAAACAGAAAGCATCAGAGAGATTGCTAGCCAAGCTGGTCTGGAACAAAATCCTGTGAATTTGAATGGGGAGCCACAATCTGGTGCTGATAAGATAGAAGGAACTCAGCTTGATGACAGTTCAACGATCCTA AATGATACAGATAGAAGTGGAGAGAGTTTGTTGACAGCAGAAGTTTCACAGGAGGCTGGAGCCCACCATCTAACTGAATTAAAACACACAGATTTAGATGAGAAATTTGAGGCTCAATCACCATTCTCAGATTTTCCTGTGAAGCCCATTTTTTCAGATGGAACTTCATCTATGTCAGGATGTTTGGAATCTGTTACCACAGATAGTAATTCAGCTTCTCCAAGGCTGGAGGAAAATCATGCTGACAACACTGAGAAACAGAGTTCATTGAGGAAAACTCCCAGTAATGTAAGGAAAATGATAAGTGCCTTTGAAAATAGTCTAACTCAG GAAATGGGGCATCGTGTTGCGCCACCAGTTACGAAATCTCAATCAACCAAGAGTTGGAGGGAAGTTCTTTTAAGGGGTCCACAAAAATTAAAGGAAACTGAGACATGGAACCCTAAAGTGACACAATCAACTTCAGAAGAGGCTAAAGACTTTGTGCTTAAGGGTGAGTTTCAACAAACTGCAGCATATATCAGAAAAAGAGGAGAGCAAATTGATTCTGATAGAGCTATGGATAAAAGTAAAGCACCCCTGTATGCTGGGCAGTCAAAGGAGCTAAGTGCAAAACACATCCAATCTAAAAATGAGACGCCCAGTGATAAAAATAGACAAGtacacaaaaaggaagagagaaaatcttttgaaaatttgattaaaaaattccCAATTGAAACAGCTACAGCTTCAGGAGGAATATTTAATCGTCAGGGTAGGCTTCAACCTTCTAATTTGGTCACTGATGAGAGAGATTCTGGTGGCACTTCAGTTATAGAGAAGGATGGAGTAGGAGTTCAATCAAGATTTTCAAGTGAGATCATTAGTCAGGGAGGTACAGAGAATACACCAAAACCAGTACTATATTGTAAAGATGAGAACTTCAGCTTTGAAAGCTGTGGCAGCTGTATATTCCTAGATGATACAAGACGCTTGTGTATAACAACCAGCGATAAACAAGTGATGAATGTAATGGGAGGTTCCCCCACTGAAGTGGATATCCATCAAAGAAAG CTTAAGGTGCATGGAAGCTCTGATATTGAAGGGAAGCAAGCCCAGAAAACTTCTCACAGAGTGAAAAAAAGGCTTGAGAGTTCTGCAGACGTCGAACCTTCTAGAGGCCCAGTTGCACGG GCGATAAAAGTTGCAATAATGGCAGGCTTTGGAACATTTGTTTTCCTTACCAGACAAAGAAGTAGCAG ATGA
- the LOC100250764 gene encoding uncharacterized protein LOC100250764 isoform X4, translated as MLVVQKGLLDDTFPLKGGGHVHMKLQFILSEEERNRIRIMRESALKKKHSGLSGTASLSSLSINKKVSDSQRGLLHTETESIREIASQAGLEQNPVNLNGEPQSGADKIEGTQLDDSSTILNDTDRSGESLLTAEVSQEAGAHHLTELKHTDLDEKFEAQSPFSDFPVKPIFSDGTSSMSGCLESVTTDSNSASPRLEENHADNTEKQSSLRKTPSNVRKMISAFENSLTQEMGHRVAPPVTKSQSTKSWREVLLRGPQKLKETETWNPKVTQSTSEEAKDFVLKGEFQQTAAYIRKRGEQIDSDRAMDKSKAPLYAGQSKELSAKHIQSKNETPSDKNRQVHKKEERKSFENLIKKFPIETATASGGIFNRQGRLQPSNLVTDERDSGGTSVIEKDGVGVQSRFSSEIISQGGTENTPKPVLYCKDENFSFESCGSCIFLDDTRRLCITTSDKQVMNVMGGSPTEVDIHQRKLKVHGSSDIEGKQAQKTSHRVKKRLESSADVEPSRGPVARAIKVAIMAGFGTFVFLTRQRSSR; from the exons ATGTTGGTGGTTCAAAAAGGTTTGTTGGATGACACTTTTCCCCTCAAAGGAGGTGGGCATGTGCACATGAAGTTGCAGTTCATCCTTAGTGAAGAAGAGCGCAATCGAATCCGTATAATG agaGAATCtgcattgaaaaagaaacaCAGTGGGCTTTCAGGAACTGCTAGTTTGTCATCTTTGTCAATCAACAAGAAAGTTTCAG ATTCACAAAGAGGCCTCCTTCACACTGAAACAGAAAGCATCAGAGAGATTGCTAGCCAAGCTGGTCTGGAACAAAATCCTGTGAATTTGAATGGGGAGCCACAATCTGGTGCTGATAAGATAGAAGGAACTCAGCTTGATGACAGTTCAACGATCCTA AATGATACAGATAGAAGTGGAGAGAGTTTGTTGACAGCAGAAGTTTCACAGGAGGCTGGAGCCCACCATCTAACTGAATTAAAACACACAGATTTAGATGAGAAATTTGAGGCTCAATCACCATTCTCAGATTTTCCTGTGAAGCCCATTTTTTCAGATGGAACTTCATCTATGTCAGGATGTTTGGAATCTGTTACCACAGATAGTAATTCAGCTTCTCCAAGGCTGGAGGAAAATCATGCTGACAACACTGAGAAACAGAGTTCATTGAGGAAAACTCCCAGTAATGTAAGGAAAATGATAAGTGCCTTTGAAAATAGTCTAACTCAG GAAATGGGGCATCGTGTTGCGCCACCAGTTACGAAATCTCAATCAACCAAGAGTTGGAGGGAAGTTCTTTTAAGGGGTCCACAAAAATTAAAGGAAACTGAGACATGGAACCCTAAAGTGACACAATCAACTTCAGAAGAGGCTAAAGACTTTGTGCTTAAGGGTGAGTTTCAACAAACTGCAGCATATATCAGAAAAAGAGGAGAGCAAATTGATTCTGATAGAGCTATGGATAAAAGTAAAGCACCCCTGTATGCTGGGCAGTCAAAGGAGCTAAGTGCAAAACACATCCAATCTAAAAATGAGACGCCCAGTGATAAAAATAGACAAGtacacaaaaaggaagagagaaaatcttttgaaaatttgattaaaaaattccCAATTGAAACAGCTACAGCTTCAGGAGGAATATTTAATCGTCAGGGTAGGCTTCAACCTTCTAATTTGGTCACTGATGAGAGAGATTCTGGTGGCACTTCAGTTATAGAGAAGGATGGAGTAGGAGTTCAATCAAGATTTTCAAGTGAGATCATTAGTCAGGGAGGTACAGAGAATACACCAAAACCAGTACTATATTGTAAAGATGAGAACTTCAGCTTTGAAAGCTGTGGCAGCTGTATATTCCTAGATGATACAAGACGCTTGTGTATAACAACCAGCGATAAACAAGTGATGAATGTAATGGGAGGTTCCCCCACTGAAGTGGATATCCATCAAAGAAAG CTTAAGGTGCATGGAAGCTCTGATATTGAAGGGAAGCAAGCCCAGAAAACTTCTCACAGAGTGAAAAAAAGGCTTGAGAGTTCTGCAGACGTCGAACCTTCTAGAGGCCCAGTTGCACGG GCGATAAAAGTTGCAATAATGGCAGGCTTTGGAACATTTGTTTTCCTTACCAGACAAAGAAGTAGCAG ATGA
- the LOC100243951 gene encoding protein HEAT STRESS TOLERANT DWD 1: MVRSIKNPKKAKRKNKGSKKGEGSSSVPSLPTKVWQPGVDKLEEGEELQCDPSAYNSLHAFHVGWPCLSFDIVRDSLGLVRSEFPHTAYFVAGTQAEKASWNSIGIFKLSNISGKKRELVPTTKSTGDDSDMDGDGSDSDEDSENEEDGGSGTPILQMRKVAHEGCVNRIRAMTQNPHICASWADTGHVQVWDFSSHLNALAESETDANQGSTPAINQAPLVKFGGHKDEGYAIDWSPVVPGKLVTGDCKNCIYLWEPTSDATWKVDTNPFIGHTASVEDLQWSPTEVHVFASCSVDGNIAIWDTRLGRSPAASFKAHNADVNVLSWNRLASCMLASGSDDGTFSIRDLRLLKDGDSVVAHFEYHKHPITSIEWSPHEASTLAVSSSDNQLTIWDLSLEKDEEEEAEFRAQTKEQVNAPEDLPPQLLFVHQGQKDLKELHWHSQIPGMIISTAADGFNVLMPSNIQNVLPSGNA, translated from the exons ATGGTTCGCAGTATCAAAAACCCTAAGAAGGCCAAAAGAAAGAACAAG GGATCAAAGAAAGGCGAGGGTTCGTCTTCAGTGCCCTCCTTGCCAACCAAGGTATGGCAGCCTGGAGTGGACAAGTTGGAGGAAGGAGAAGAGCTTCAGTGTGACCCCTCTGCCTACAATTCTCTTCACGCCTTTCATGTTGGATGGCCTTGTTTGAG CTTTGATATTGTGCGCGATTCCTTGGGACTGGTGCGCTCTGAATTTCCCCACACTGCTTATTTTGTCGCAGGCACTCAG GCCGAGAAAGCATCTTGGAACTCCATTGGAATATTTAAACTATCTAACATTTCTGGGAAGAAACGTGAGCTGGTGCCTACCACCAAAAGTACCGGCGATGATTCTGATATGGATGGTGATGGCAGTGACAGTGATGAAGATAGTGAAAATGAGGAGGATGGAGGATCTGGGACACCAATTTTGCAG ATGCGCAAAGTGGCCCATGAGGGATGTGTTAATCGCATTCGAGCCATGACGCAAAACCCCCACATATGTGCATCTTGGGCAGATACTGGTCATGTGCAG GTGTGGGACTTCAGCTCTCATCTGAATGCTTTAGCAGAATCTGAAACAGATGCTAACCAGGGATCTACTCCTGCTATTAATCAAGCTCCATTAGTTAAGTTTGGTGGGCACAAGGACGAAGGCTATGCTATTGACTGGAGCCCTGTTGTCCCTGGAAAGCTTGTAACTG GGGACTGCAAGAACTGTATTTATTTATGGGAGCCTACATCAGATGCAACATGGAAAGTTGATACAAATCCATTTATTGGACATACTGCTAGCGTGGAAGATCTACAA TGGAGCCCTACAGAAGTTCATGTGTTTGCCTCTTGTTCTGTGGATGGGAATATTGCAATATGGGATACACGTCTAGGAAGGTCACCAGCAGCTTCCTTTAAAGCACATAATGCAGATGTCAATGTTTTGTCATGGAACAG GCTGGCTAGCTGTATGCTGGCCTCTGGAAGTGATGATGGGACATTTTCTATTCGTGATCTTAGGTTGCTCAAG GATGGAGATTCTGTGGTAGCACATTTTGAATATCATAAACACCCCATTACATCCATTGAATGGAGCCCACATGAAGCCTCCACATTGGCAGTTTCTTCATCCGACAATCAACTGAC AATATGGGACCTCTCTTTAGAAAAAGATGAGGAAGAGGAGGCTGAGTTCAGAGCCCAGACAAAGGAGCAAGTAAATGCCCCCGAAGATTTACCACCACAACTTCTCTTTGTTCATCAG GGACAAAAAGACTTGAAAGAACTCCACTGGCATTCTCAGATCCCGGGAATGATCATATCCACTGCAGCAGATGGCTTCAATGTCCTGATGCCTTCAAACATCCAAAATGTCCTCCCCTCAGGTAATGCTTGA